From Taeniopygia guttata chromosome 29, bTaeGut7.mat, whole genome shotgun sequence:
CCATTCCTCATCCCAAACTTTGCACTCAGCCTTTATTTTACACCTCGGGTGTTCCCTGGCCGGGTGACCTTCAGTGACCACGGATGCCCACGGCTGAAGGTCCCGGGTTgcttttggggtggtttttagCACCCATTGCACCGCTGAAGGTCCcgggttggttttggggtggttttagcACCCATTGCACCACTGAAGGTCCaggtttgtttttggggtgtttttttgcaCCCATTGCACCGCTGAGTTTCCCTCTGTCTGGGTTTGAAAAGCCAGAGGGGCAGGAGAGagaggcaggagcctcccctgaaatggaaaatgtaaacccctccctccaaattgttgtaattttgaaattaaggagCTCTCAGGCTGAtatatgggagcaggaataacagttctttagtagggaagaaaataaaataaaattttaaaaagcagcactaCAAAACAGCCCTGCCAGAGTCAGAAATTCCAGAGCCTGGATCGTGCTGGGCTCCTCCCAGGGAACTGCTCCAGAGAAACTTCCAGAGAAACTTCCAGAGAAATTCCAGAGCCTGGATCGTGCTGGGCTCCACCCAGGGAACTGCTCCAGAGAAATTCCAGAGAAACTTCCAGAGAAACTTCCAGAGAAACTTCCAGAGAAATTCCAGAGCCTGGATCGTGCTGGGCTCCTCCCAGGGAACTGCTCCAGAGAAATTCCAGAGAAATTCCAGAGCCTGTGGGGTGCTGGGTGCCTTTCTCCACACTGTTGCAGCTTCCCGGGTCACTCTCAGGCAATCCTTGAGGGAACACCTTTCCCTCACCtttgacaggagtctcctgcaggggctgggggtctctgtcctcctcccacccccctggcagtgcccacagccccgacaggatcccagttccatatCCACGACTGACAAagcattttcccctcacatatTCCATCACTTTTTCACTGCAGTTCCTCAGGGCTGAACTTCCACCCCACTGGAGCAGAGAATTCCCCAAATCTTGCCCCGTTTTCCCCCACATCCCACAGTGCCATGACTCCCCACCCTTGGGCCTCCCTGGGAATCTCCTCCTTGACTCCCAGCACGGCAGAACCAGGACAGGAACAGGTTTTTCCTGGCATCCAAAGGGAATTCTGGATTCTCcaaagctgctggagcagcccgAAGGAGGTGAAGGGGGTGGAAGGATGGGGAGAATCCTCCTGCCCCGTTTCTCCCCCTGagatgggcacagggggcagggcaggagagcagctctgaccCTCCTCCCAAACGCCCCTGGATGTTCTCCTGGCACGGATTAAATCCCTCTCCTTGCTCTGGCAGGGAATGAGGACCTGGAAAAGCCCAGGACACCCCTGAGCACAGGGGCCAAACACACAAATCCTGCCTCGGGGCTGtttccagcctgctctgggcaggtttggggttgTTCCAGCCCTTCGTGCCCCACTTTGGGCTCCAGGAAAGGAGGAATGTGGTCCCCAATTTAGGGACTCCAAAGCAGACCCTGCtccccctcctgctccagcctcctcTAGCCCCCCCCCATATCCCCTACAGCCCCCCATATCCCCTACAGCCCCACATATCCCCTACAGCCCCCCATATCCCCTATAGCCCCCCATATCCCCTACAGCCCCCCCATATCCCCTATAGCCCCCCATATCCCCTCTAGCCCCCCATATCCCCTCTAGCCCCCCCATATCCCCTACAGCCCCCATATCCCCTACAGCCCCCATATCCCCTACAGCCCCCCATATCCCCTCTAGCCCCATATCCCCTACAGCCCCCATATCCCCTACAGCCCCCCATATCCCCTACAGCCCCCCCATATCCCCTACAGCCCCCCCATATCCCCAGGGATACTGGGGAGATGGACACTGGGGAGATGGATACTGGTCCAGACTGGGGAGagggacactggggagagggacactggggagagggacactggggagagggacacggggctgggctggggagatggacactggtctgtactggggTGGGGTGGAGttggcagcacagccacagcagagggCCGTGGGCAGGGGCTcagagccccagtgcccagcGGTGCCCAGCGGTGCCCAGCGGTGCCCTCGGGGCCCACACCGGCACCGGTGTCACTGAACGTTTGTGTCCCTCCACCCGTGACACAGGAACGGGGACCGAGGGCACCTGgacagggcctggaggggccccgggagagctgcagagggaccggggacaaggatggagggacaggagccaggggaTGGATTgctggtgccagggcagggatgggtgggagattgggcaggaattcctcccgtgagggtgggcagggctgggatgggatgggatcagtgggatcagtgggatcagtgggatcagtgggatctgtgggatcagtgggatgggttgggatttatgggatggatgggatgggatttatgGGAGGGGATCAATAGGATGGGATGGAAtttatgggatgggatggataGGATGGGATAGGATTtatgggatggatgggatttaTGGGAGGGGATCAATAGGATGGGACGGGATTTAGGGGATggataggatgggatgggatgggatgggatgggatgggatgggatgggatgggatgggatgggatgggatgggatgggatgggatgggatgggatgggatgggatgggatgggatgggatgggatgggatgggatgggatgggatcaatggggtaaatgggatggaatgggatctgtgggatcagtaggatgggatgggatttaggggatggatgggatgggatttatgggatgggataggatttatgggatggatgggatgggatttatgggaggggatcaatgggatgggatgggatttaggggatGGATAggataggatgggatgggatgggattgatgggatgggatgggatgggatgggatgggatgggatgggatcagtgggatcagtgggatgggttgggatttaggggatggATGGGATAAATGAGATGGGATAGGATTtatgggatggatgggatgggatttatgGGAGGGGATCAataggatgggatgggatttaggggatGGATGGGACGGAATTtatgggatggatgggatgggatgggatggaatttATGGGATggataggatgggatgggatgggattgatgggatgggatgggctttaGGGTCCCTCCTGACCCagtccaccccaaaatccccctgacCGCAGGTCCAGCCCACTgcccacaccccaaaatcccaatgtTTCATCCCGAtttcccatcccagtgtcccatcCCAGTATCCCACCCCAGTGTTTCCATCCTGCtgtcccaccccaaaatcccccaaatcccgcgtcccctgtccccaacccccctccAGATCTGCCCCCCATGATCCCGgtgccccccagcaccccccaatCCATCAATCcattgcatatttttattgGATCAAACTTACACACCtgggggggaaataaaaaataaataaccccCCCCGAGGGTGGGACCCCcgcgggatttggggggagcAGAGACCCCCCATCTGTCGGGGGTCGGGGCTATGTACAGGGGTCCGTCTGTCCGTGCTGTGGGGGGCTTGACCCCCTCTTTGTGCCCCCCACACCAGccgggggggctgggggtgtaTGGGGGGATCCCCCACACGGGGGGTCCCACTGAATGGGGGctccctctgcccagggggTGCTCCTCCCACCCCGGGGTGCCCCTTTGTAAGGGGGGATCCCCCTGCCTGGGGGTCCCACGGGGGTCTTTGCTGCCtcctgggggggggtcccggtgcatGGGgggaccccctgaccccccctcAGTCCTCGGTGATGCCCTTGGCccgcagctcctcctgcacccGGGCGAGGTACGTGGGGTCGGGGTACCCGAacctgggggcacaggggggagTGGGTCAGGCTGTGCCCCCCAGATGCCCCCCTCGGTGCCCCCTAGATGCCCCCCAgatgcccccaggtgccccccggtgccccccaacccccctggtgtcccccccagtcccccccagatgccccccaggtgcctcccggtgcccccccggtgccccccaaccccccaGATGCCCCCAGATGCCCCCAAGctgccccccaggtgcccccaggtgccccccagataccccccggtgccccccagtGCGCCCCGttgcccccaggtgcccctaggtgccccccaacccccctgATATCCCCCCCGgtcccccccaggtgccccccaaccccccaggtgccccccgatgccccccaggtgcccccaggtgccccccaggtgccccccaacccccccagaTGCCCCCAGATGCCCCCAGCTACCCCCCAGATGCCCCCAGATGCCCCCCGATGCCCCCCAGATGCCCCCAGAtaccccccaggtgcccccagatgcccccagatacccccccggtgccccccagtgccccccagatgcccccagatgccccccaggtgccccccagttccccctcggtgcccccaggtgcccccagatGCCCCCCAGatgccccccggtgcccccccggttccccccagatgcccccaacccccccagatgcccccagatgcccccaggtgccccccagatgcccccagatgcccccaggtgcccgccaggtgccccccagtgccccccaggtgccccccaggtgtcccccatgTCCATGGGTGCCCATcagccccccaggtgcccccacaTCCCCGTGCTGGATGgtgccccccaaccccccagtgccccccagatgccccccagctgccccccggtgccccccaggtgccccccaggtgccccccgatgcccccagatgcccccaggtgccccccagatgcccccagcccccccagatgccccccggtgcccccccggtgccccccagtgccccaaacccccccagtgccccccagtgcccccccccaggtgccccccagatGCCCCCAGATGCCCCCCAgatgcccccaggtgccccccagatGCCCCCCGGTCCCCCCCAGatgccccccaggtgccccctgGGGCCCCCCCAGatgccccccggtgccccccaacccccctggtgtcccccccggtcccccccaggtgtccccccagctgcccctggtgccccccaggtgcccccagatGCCCTCCAgatgcccccaggtgccccccaggtgccccccaacccccctgGTGTCCCTCCCGGTCCCCCCCCGTTGCCCCTcggtgccccccaggtgcccccccggtgccccccaggtgccccccggtgcccccagctgcccctcggtgccccccagtgcccctagttgccccccaggtgcccccaggtgcccccagatGCCCCCAGCTGCCCCTCGGTGCCCCCCAGAtgcccccagctgccccccggtgtcccccggtgcccccagctgccccccagctgccccccaacccccccaggtgccccccagatgcccccaggtgccccccagatgcccccaggtgccccccagatgcccccagttcccccccggtgcccccagATGCCCCCTCGGTGCCCCCCAGATGCCCCCAGATGCCCCCAGATgcccccccggtgccccccagaTGCCCCctggtgcccccaggtgccccccaggtaccccccagatgccccccagctgccccccagATGCCCCCAGATGCCCCCCAGATGCCCCCCAgatgcccccaggtgccccccaggtgccccccggtcccccccaggtgcccccagctgccccccaacacccccagatgcccccaggtgccccccaacccccccagctgccccccagatgcccccagttgcccccagatgcccccagctgcccctcggtgccccccagctgcccccaagTGCCCCCCCAGGTGCTCCCCACGTCCATGGGTGCCCATcagccccccaggtgcccccacaTCACCGTGCTGGATGgtgccccccaaccccccagatgccccccaggtgccccccgatgccccccaggtgccccccagatgccccccggtgccccccaggtgttccccagacgcccccaggtgccccccagtgccccccagcccccctggtgtcccccccagtcccccccagatgccccccaggtgccccccggtgccccccaacccccctggtgtcccccccgatgccccccggtgccccccaggtgccccccagatGCCCCCAGGTACCCCTCCGatgccccccaaccccccccgatgcccccccggtcccccccaggtgcccccccggtgctcccccggtgccccccaacccccccaacccccccaggtaccccccagctgccccccaggtgccccccagatgcccccagtaccccccaggtgcccccagtaccccccaggtgcccccccaggtgccccccacGTCCATGGGTGCCCATcagccccccaggtgcccccacaTCACCGTGCTGGATGGTGCCCCCCaaccccccggtgccccccagatgccccccggtgccccccagaTGCCCCCCGGTGCCCCTCGGTGCCCCCCCGatgccccccaacccccccagtgccccccagatGCCCCCCAGatgccccccaggtgccccccaacccccctgatatccccccaggtgccccccagatTCCCCCAGatgccccccagtgcccccccggtgccccccgcaCAGCTGGGGCCCGCCGGTGCAGTTGGTCTTGTGGTGGATGTCGTTCCAGGTGATGACGTTGGCACGGCCGGTGGTCAGCGAGGTGCCCACGGTGAAGGTGAGGCGCTGGGCGAAGGCCTTGCGGAACAGCCCCAGCACCTTGTTGCCCTCGGGGCAGTCGGGCAGGTACGCCACGCGCGTGGTGCCCGGGTACCGCACGCCCGGGTTGGGGTGCTCCACCTGCAGGGGcgggcacaggtgagggggcagtgcccaggtggTGCCAGGGAACTGTACCCCCGGGTTGGGGTGCTCCACCTGCACGGGGTGGGCACAGGTAAGGGGGCAGCGATGGGCACAGGTAAGGggggcacaggtgagggggCAGGGACGGGACAGGGGCACCGGTGTCAGTGCCCAGGTGGTGCCCAGGTACCACACACCTGCacagggtgggcacaggtgagggggcagggacaggacaggggcacaggtgaggggggcagtgcccaggtggTGCCCAGGTACCACACCCCTGCAtggggtgggcacaggtgagggggCACAGGTTTGGGAGCTCCACCTGCACAGAGTggggcacaggtgaggggggCACAGGTAAGGGGGGCAGCGATGGGCACAGGTAAGGGGGGCAGCGATGGGCACAGGTAAGGGGGCAGCGATGGGCACAGGTAAGGGGGCAGTGATGGGCACAGGTAAGGGGCAGCGATGGGCACAGGTAAGGGGGCACTGCAGCCAGGGACACCTGCCAGGATGTGTGggcagcccagggatgctgggtaCAcccagcagggtttgggggcacccaggggtgctggggacacagaggtggaTTAGGAGCATTTGGGGCAAGCAGGGGCACGGAGGGCACAGGACTGGGCTGGGGCACCCATCGCGGTTTTggagcacccaggggtgctggggacacccagcaggatttggggacacccaggggcaccggggggcacaGAGGTGAACCTGGGGCATTGGGGGCACCATCGGGGCACAGGGGGCATTGAGCTGAACCTGGGGCATTGGGGGCACCATCAGGACACTGGGGTCACCATTGGGatgctgggggcactgggggcactgggggcaccatcggggcactgggggcaccattggggcactgggggcaccaTCGGGACACTGGGGGCACCATCAGGGCATTGCGGGCACCATCGGGGCGCTGGGGGCACCATCGGGACACTGGGGTCACCATTGGGATGCTGGGGGCACCATCAGGGCATTGCGGGCACCATCGGGGCGCTGGGGGCACCATCGGGACACTGGGGTCACCATTGGGATGCTGGGGGCACCATTGGGGCACAGGGGTCACCAtcggggcactgggggcaccattggggcactgggggcaccaTCAGGGCACCGAGGGCACCAtcggggcactgggggcaccatcggggcactgggggcactgagCTGAACCTGAGGCATTGGGGGCACCAAGCTGAACttggggcactgggggcaccattggggcactgggggcaccaTCGGGGCACTGGGGGCATTGAGCTGAacctggggcacagggggctCTGAGCTGAAcctggggcactgggggcaccattggggcactgggggcaccattggggcactgggggcaccattggggcactgggggcaccaTTGGGGCATTGGGGGCACCATCGGGGCAGTGGGGTCACCGAGCTGAAcctggggcactgggggcactgggggcaccaTCGGGGCACTGGGGGCATCGAGGTGAACCTGGGGCATTGGGGGCACCAtcagggcactggggacaccatggggcactgggggcaccatcggggcactgggggcaccatcggggcactgggggcaccaTTGGGGCATTGGGGGCATCGAGCTGAAcctggagcactgggggcaCCATCGGGGCACTGGTGGCACCATCAGGGCACTGGGGGCATTGAGGTGAACCTGGGGCATTGGGGGCATCATCGGGGCATTGGGGGCACCAtcggggcactgggggcaccgAGCTTAACCTGGGGcattgggggcactgggggcaccaTCGGGGCATTGGGGGCACCGAGCTGAACACAGGGGCACTGAGCTGAACCTGGGGCATTGGGGGCACCAttggggcactgggggcaccaTTGGGGCATTGGGGGCACTGAGCTGAACCTGGGGCATTGGGGGCACCATCAgggcattggggacaccctCGGGACACTGGGGGCACCATTGGGACCCTGTGGGCACCATCGGGTCACTGGGGGCACAGGGCTGAACCTGGGGCATTGGGGTCACCAtcggggcactgggggcaccgAGCTGAACCTGGGGCATTGGGGGCACTGGGGTCACCATCGGGACACCAGGGGCAccatgggggcactgggggcacagAGCTGAACCTGGGGCACTGCGGGCAcattgggggcactgggggcaccaTTGGGTCACTGGGGGGCACAGGACTGGCCCAGGACCACCCAGGCCATTTGTGATCACCAGTACCCACCCAGCCGTGCCCACACTCACTCACCCCCTGCACGCCGGGCGGGAAGACGTACTGGATGATGATGGTGCCGAAGGCCTCGTAGCCGGGCAGCGGCAGCGCGGCGTCGCGGCTCACCAGCATGCGCCCGTCGGGGGGCTGGTTGCCCACCAGCTGCCCGTAGAAGCGGCCGCAGACGGGGCAGGCGGAGCGCACCTGCAGCGCCCGCGCGATGCACTCCCCGCAGAACGAGTGCCGGCAGCGCTCCAGCGTGCGCGGGCACCGCATCTCGCCCAGGCAGATCGGGCACTGCCGCTCCGGCTCCTCGTCCCGCGCCGCGCCCGAACCGGCGGCACCCACGGGTGGCTCGGAGCAGACCCCCGGTGTCTCACCGTGCCGCTGGTTGCGCTTCTTCAGCTCCTTCTCGGTCTCCTTGAGCAGCGCCTTGAGGGCTTTGCGGGCCGGGCAGAGCGCGGAGCTGCCCGGGGGGGTGGCGCAGAGCTGCAGCACGTAGAGCTCGGGGGTCTCGCCGTCCACCAGGATCCGCACCCGCGCCTCCTGCGCCAGCAGCGCCAGGCGCGCCGCGCGCTCCCGCGTCACGAACTCCCACACACGTTTGGGAACCGTCACCCGGCTCTT
This genomic window contains:
- the DTX3 gene encoding probable E3 ubiquitin-protein ligase DTX3 translates to MGSPVSFVLSRMSGCGGPSKSRVTVPKRVWEFVTRERAARLALLAQEARVRILVDGETPELYVLQLCATPPGSSALCPARKALKALLKETEKELKKRNQRHGETPGVCSEPPVGAAGSGAARDEEPERQCPICLGEMRCPRTLERCRHSFCGECIARALQVRSACPVCGRFYGQLVGNQPPDGRMLVSRDAALPLPGYEAFGTIIIQYVFPPGVQGVEHPNPGVRYPGTTRVAYLPDCPEGNKVLGLFRKAFAQRLTFTVGTSLTTGRANVITWNDIHHKTNCTGGPQLFGYPDPTYLARVQEELRAKGITED